A region from the Palaemon carinicauda isolate YSFRI2023 chromosome 9, ASM3689809v2, whole genome shotgun sequence genome encodes:
- the LOC137646540 gene encoding uncharacterized protein yields MVEHFHRTFKAPLMSRCKDSNWFTQLPWVLLELRTTPKDTLDVLAAEIVQGNLLVFPGEFFQPAISFDNLKRLRHVVRKFTPSCQTYKPPAKQHLPTDLQSATHIFLHNDSSKPPLNATYTGPFLVIRRTLKLFLLNIHGK; encoded by the coding sequence atggttgaacattttcaccgtACCTTCAAAGCAccgttgatgtcccgctgcaaggactccaactggtttacccagcttccctgggtcctcctggaactaaggaccactcctaaagacaccctggacgtcttggcagctgagaTAGTGCAAGGCAACCTGTTGGTCTTCCCTGGCGAGTTTTTTCAGCCTGCAATCTCCTTCGACAATCTCAagcgcctacgtcacgttgtgagaaaatttactccatcctgccagacttacaagcccccagctaagcaacacttaCCAACAGACCTGCAGTCAGCAACACACATTTTTCTGCACAACGACAGTAGCAAGCCCCCGTTGAATGccacttacacaggccctttcctcgtgatccgtcgtacgcTGAAATTATTCCTCCTCAACATACATGGAAAATAA